A window of Solanum stenotomum isolate F172 chromosome 3, ASM1918654v1, whole genome shotgun sequence contains these coding sequences:
- the LOC125858238 gene encoding peptide methionine sulfoxide reductase codes for MGSNSSSKSTTNPALDPDLDKPDQSGLKFAQFAAGCFWGVELAFQRVGGVVKTEVGYSQGNVHDPNYELICSGKTEHAEVIRIQFDPNVCPYSNLLSLFWSRHDPTTLNRQGNDVGKQYRSGIYYYNDAQAQLARESLEAKQKEFTDKKIVTEILPAKRFYRAEEYHQQYLEKGGGRGCKQSAAKGCNDPIKCYG; via the exons ATGGGGAGTAACAGCAGCAGCAAGTCAACCACCAATCCAGCACTGGATCCGGATCTCGACAAGCCGGATCAGTCGGGTCTGAAGTTTGCCCAATTTGCTGCCGGCTGCTTTTGGGGAGTCGAATTGGCGTTCCAGAGGGTTGGAGGAGTAGTGAAGACGGAGGTTGGGTATTCTCAGGGGAATGTCCATGACCCGAATTACGAACTTATTTGCTCCGGAAAAACCGAACATGCCGAGGTAATTCGGATCCAGTTTGACCCGAATGTCTGTCCCTATTCCAATCTTCTTTCTCTATTTTGGAGTCGCCATGACCCGACCACTCTAAATCGCCAG GGTAATGATGTGGGAAAGCAATACCGCTCAGGAATATACTACTATAATGATGCTCAGGCTCAACTGGCAAGGGAATCATTGGAAGCTAAGCAGAAGGAATTTACGGATAAGAAGATTGTCACGGAAATTCTTCCTGCTAAGAGATTTTATAGAGCTGAAGAATATCACCAGCAATATCTAGAGAAGGGTGGGGGCAGAGGTTGCAAGCAGTCGGCTGCAAAGGGATGCAATGACCCAATAAAGTGCTACGGTTGA
- the LOC125859972 gene encoding BTB/POZ and TAZ domain-containing protein 1, with the protein MSPNNFDAGEMPEFDIQIITSGGHRIPAHSTVLASASSVLESILVRPQKKRSSEKTIRILGVPCDAVSVFVQFLSSFKCTEGQMKKHGIHLLALSHVYLVPQLKQRCTKGLAEQLTIENAVDMLQLARLCDAPDLYLKCLKLISTNFKKVEKSEGWKFLLDHDPQLELEILQFMDEADSRKKRTRRHRREQNLYLQLSEAMDCIEHICTEGCTSVGPCGEDPCTKKLPCSKFKTCQGVQLLIRHFATCKRRVNGGCLRCKRMWQLLRLHSSICDQPDECRVPLCRQFKEKVQRKGDDGLWKSLVEKVVSARALSSLSLPKRKREEEPKMNLHHHQVRSFLTTQCH; encoded by the exons ATGTCGCCGAATAACTTTGACGCCGGCGAAATGCCGGAATTCGACATTCAAATCATCACATCCGGTGGCCACCGCATTCCGGCACATTCTACTGTTCTG GCTTCGGCTTCATCAGTTCTGGAGAGCATACTAGTTCGGCCGCAGAAGAAGCGGAGCTCGGAAAAAACTATCCGGATTCTCGGTGTTCCCTGCGATGCCGTTTCCGTGTTTGTtcaatttctctcttctttcaA GTGTACCGAAGGGCAGATGAAGAAACATGGAATTCATCTTCTAGCACTTTCTCATGTGTACTTGGTACCACAGCTAAAGCAGAGATGCACAAAGGGGTTAGCTGAGCAATTGACTATTGAAAATGCTGTGGATATGCTTCAACTTGCCAGGCTTTGTGATGCACCTGATCTATATCTGAAGTGCTTGAAATTGATATCAACTAATTTCAAGAAAGTTGAGAAGTCTGAGGGTTGGAAGTTCCTCCTAGATCATGATCCTCAACTCGAACTCGAAATTCTGCAGTTCATGGATGAGGCTGATTCG AGGAAGAAGAGGACAAGAAGACATAGAAGGGAGCAGAACTTGTATTTACAGCTAAGCGAAGCGATGGATTGTATAGAGCACATATGCACTGAAGGATGCACCAGTGTAGGGCCATGTGGTGAGGATCCCTGCACAAAGAAGCTGCCATGTAGCAAATTCAAAACATGTCAAGGCGTCCAGCTACTTATTCGACACTTTGCTACATGTAAACGAAGGGTGAATGGAGGTTGTCTGCGATGCAAAAGGATGTGGCAGCTACTTAGATTACATTCGTCTATCTGTGATCAACCTGATGAATGTCGAGTTCCACTGTGCAG ACAATTCAAAGAGAAGGTGCAACGAAAGGGAGATGATGGGCTATGGAAATCACTTGTTGAGAAGGTCGTGTCAGCCAGAGCTTTGTCCTCTTTATCTCTGCCCAAAAGGAAGAGAGAAGAGGAACCAAAAATGAACTTACACCATCATCAAGTGAGAAGCTTCTTGACAACACAGTGTCACTAA
- the LOC125858237 gene encoding vignain-like: MKKLFLVLFSLALVLRLGESFDFHEKELETEEKFWELYERWRSHHTVSRSLDEKHKRFNVFKANVHYVHNFNKKDKPYKLKLNKFADMTNHEFRQHYAGSKIKHHRTLLGASRANETFMYANEDNVPPSIDWRKKGAVTPVKDQGQCGSCWAFSTVVAVEGINQIKTKKLVSLSEQELVDCDTTENQGCNGGLMDLAFDFIKKRGGITTEEKYPYKAEDDKCDIHKRNTPVVSIDGHEDVPPNDEDALLKAVANQPISVAIDASGSQFQFYSEGVFTGECGTELDHGVAIVGYGTTVDGTKYWIVKNSWGAEWGEKGYIRMQRKVDAEEGLCGIAMQPSYPIKTSSNPTGSPAATPKDEL; encoded by the exons ATGAAGAAGTTGTTTCTAGTTCTTTTCTCTTTAGCTTTGGTACTTAGGCTCGGGGAGAGTTTCGATTTCCACGAGAAAGAATTAGAGACTGAGGAAAAATTCTGGGAGTTATATGAGAGATGGAGAAGCCATCACACTGTGTCGAGGAGCCTTGACGAGAAACACAAGAGGTTTAATGTGTTTAAGGCTAATGTTCACTATGTTCACAACTTCAACAAGAAGGATAAGCCTTATAAGTTGAAACTGAATAAGTTTGCAGACATGACTAACCATGAATTCAGACAGCATTATGCTGGTTCCAAGATTAAGCATCATCGTACTTTGCTTGGAGCTTCACGAGCAAATGAAACTTTCATGTATGCCAACGAGGATAATGTCCCTCCTTCTATTGACTGGAGGAAGAAAGGTGCTGTCACTCCTGTCAAAGATCAAGGCCAGTGTG gaAGTTGCTGGGCATTTTCAACAGTGGTCGCGGTAGAGGggataaaccaaatcaaaacaaagaaattaGTATCTTTGTCAGAGCAAGAACTTGTTGACTGTGACACTACAGAAAACCAAGGATGCAATGGAGGATTGATGGACCTGGCATTTGACTTCATCAAGAAGAGGGGAGGCATCACAACAGAGGAGAAGTATCCTTATAAGGCTGAAGATGACAAGTGTGACATTCATAAG AGGAATACTCCGGTGGTATCAATTGACGGACACGAGGATGTTCCTCCTAATGATGAGGATGCACTGCTTAAAGCAGTAGCCAACCAGCCTATTTCTGTAGCTATAGATGCTTCAGGTTCTCAATTCCAGTTCTACTCTGAG GGCGTATTCACCGGAGAATGTGGTACTGAGTTGGACCATGGTGTGGCGATTGTGGGGTATGGCACAACCGTCGATGGAACCAAATACTGGATTGTGAAGAACTCATGGGGAGCTGAATGGGGAGAAAAAGGATACATTAGGATGCAGCGCAAGGTTGACGCTGAAGAGGGGTTGTGTGGTATAGCAATGCAACCATCCTACCCCATCAAAACTTCTAGCAACCCTACAGGATCTCCTGCAGCCACACCTAAGGATGAACTCTAA
- the LOC125859681 gene encoding probable pectate lyase 18, with protein sequence MATSSVFILFLLSFLLLLPSLLASSNPQQVIDEVHRSINGSRRNLGYLSCGTGNPIDDCWRCDPNWEKNRQRLADCAIGFGKNAIGGRDGKIYVVTDSGDDNAVTPKPGTLRHAVIQTEPLWIIFARDMVIQLKEELIMNSFKTIDGRGASVHIAGGPCITIQYVTNIIIHGIHIHDCKQGGNAMVRSSPSHYGWRTISDGDGVSIFGGSHVWVDHCSLSNCMDGLIDAIMGSTAITISNNYMTHHDKVMLLGHSDSYTQDKNMQVTIAFNHFGEGLVQRMPRCRHGYFHVVNNDYTHWEMYAIGGSADPTINSQGNRFLAPDIRFSKEVTKHEDAPESEWKNWNWRTDGDLMLNGAFFTRSGAGASSSSYAKASSLSARPSSLVGNLVSSSGALNCKKGSRC encoded by the exons ATGGCCACTTCCTCTGTTTTCATACTATTCctcctttcttttcttctccttctcccgTCCCTCCTTGCCTCCTCTAATCCTCAACAAGTTATCGATGAAGTACATAG GAGCATAAATGGTTCAAGGAGGAATTTAGGTTATTTATCGTGTGGAACCGGAAATCCAATCGACGATTGCTGGCGTTGTGATCCAAATTGGGAGAAAAACCGTCAGCGGTTAGCTGACTGCGCAATTGGATTTGGGAAAAACGCTATTGGTGGTAGAGACGGTAAAATCTACGTGGTGACTGATTCGGGTGACGACAATGCCGTCACACCAAAGCCGGGGACTCTCCGGCACGCGGTCATTCAGACTGAGCCCTTGTGGATTATTTTCGCAAGGGACATGGTGATACAATTAAAAGAAGAATTAATTATGAATTCGTTCAAAACTATAGACGGAAGGGGCGCTAGCGTACACATAGCTGGTGGTCCGTGTATAACAATACAGTACGTAACGAATATTATTATACACGGAATTCATATACATGATTGTAAACAAGGTGGAAATGCTATGGTGCGGAGCAGTCCATCTCATTACGGGTGGAGAACTATTTCTGATGGTGATGGAGTGTCGATATTTGGTGGGAGCCATGTTTGGGTAGATCATTGTTCTTTGTCTAACTGTATGGACGGCCTGATTGACGCAATTATGGGGTCTACAGCAATTACCATTTCAAATAATTACATGACACACCATGATAAAGTTATGCTTTTGGGACATAGTGATTCATATACTCAAGATAAAAACATGCAAGTCACTATTGCTTTTAATCACTTTGGAGAAGGCCTTGTCCAAAGAATGCCAAG ATGTAGACATGGTTACTTCCATGTGGTGAACAATGACTACACACATTGGGAAATGTATGCTATTGGTGGAAGTGCTGATCCCACTATCAATAGTCAAGGGAACAGATTTCTTGCCCCTGATATCAGGTTTAGCAAAGAG gtTACAAAACACGAGGATGCACCGGAGAGTGAATGGAAGAATTGGAATTGGAGGACCGACGGGGACCTAATGTTGAATGGTGCATTTTTTACGCGGTCAGGAGCCGGAGCTAGTTCATCAAGTTATGCTAAAGCTTCGAGTTTGAGCGCAAGGCCGTCTTCATTAGTAGGCAACCTTGTGTCTAGTTCTGGAGCGCTCAATTGTAAAAAGGGTTCTCGTTgctga